Within the Buteo buteo chromosome 2, bButBut1.hap1.1, whole genome shotgun sequence genome, the region tttctttctttggtgttttttgttgttgtttttttaatacaatgcAGACAAATACCAGGGTAAATTGGCAGACAGTCTACCATATAGTCATTGAGACTACTGTATTTCTCAAGTTGATGTTTAATAGAAAGCAAGTAGTTTACGATGTTTTAATTTAGTAGTctggctttaaaaagaaattcaaattgGTATGCAATTTTctgctattattttaaatagcaaagaacaaaatgttttaaatctatttttactAACGCCTTTTCTGAGTATTTGATTCATTGCTAGTTTATATAGTGAAATATTTGACCAAAAACTTTGTATATATCTGAGTAACGGAAAATGCATGTTCTCTTTACTGTCCCCGGTTAGAAAGATTGCTTGGCCCaaacaaaaactgctgagttttAGTCTGGTCTTGTTGAGTTTAGATCTGCGATGCTTGTTTCAGCAAATGACTTGTTATAGGACTTTTTTTAGTGTCTTGGCTTGTAAGGGTGAAAATGAATCTGCAATGTACATACGCCAGAATTTCTTACCTTCAAGTGTAGGTGTTAGTGAAACTAAACATAATTATATTTTGTGATGAAAGCTCTGTGAGCATATGTTGCTGGACTGTTACCTGTTCAGGTTCTCATAATCCTTGATTCCTTTCAGCTTCTATGACACCAAAGTCCTAAAATCtcttatattttctgtttgcgttcggggggggaaaaaaaaaccaaacacaaaaagtaTGCTGACTTGATTTATGATTTTTTCTTAGTATGTTTGATGTTGGAGGGCAACGAGATGAACGCCGAAAATGGATCCAGTGTTTTAATGGTATGATTAGaatttatgtttgttttataaaatagtTCTCTGCAAAATTTTAATGCCCAATCTTAATTTTCTCACTGTGTGAAAGCCATCATCTTTTCCATGTAGCTTGGTAAGGAATTATCTGGACAGTCATACAGGATGGAATTTTTCTTGACATGTAAACTTCTGTAACTGCATGGAATATCTTTAAGGGAGAATGTAGGTGGAAAGGTTCAAGTTTAACTTAACATACCTTGtccattttcttcagcttccctCTCTTCATTTAATTAGGTTTAATTGGTGGTGGGTTTGTGCATTATATGCCAGCTATGTGAGTGTTAAATTCCAAGCTATATTCTGGCTTCCAAATGAAGGTTTACATACGTTTGTGCCTATACAAAATATACAATTACAGGATAATTAATATGcataaaatcagaaaatcaTATTTTTGCGCATAATTGCAGCCACGTTGCTATGTCATGGGTGTTTCTTTCCAAATCAGCACCGACCCATTAATGCAGTATGAGATTGCAGGGAACATCTGTCTTGTTAGACATGGTGTCGCAATACGGTATGTGCATTGTATAGCGTAGCCCCAAAATGCCCTTGTTGAAAAGGTTTATGATGGATTTTATAAATCTGCGCTTTTCTAAGGAGCCatgcatattaaaataatttcttgaaaaACAGCCTATGGGGAAGGCCCTTACTGAAAACATAGGAACAAATACCCTCATTTAAGTAACCTACATGTAAGCTAGATTCCTTAGAATGCTGGCATAGCACCAGCCTAGATACAGGTAAGACCTGAAACATTTGCAGGCATTTTGTAAGATCTGGAGTTTTAACACTGATGTCCCCATCAGTTTAGTTCAGGTGATATTTATTCTTAACTCCCATACAATTTAAATTAGGTAGTTTTGTGTGTATGCTGAAGTGTTAAATGTACCGTCAATGTAAAATGTTTCTCCACACAAGTTTTCTTAAAGCTAAAGctggtgaaaatatttttgtctttgtctctTTGTTGTTTGggcaaaatatttatgaagctATGCAAAAGTCTTATCTTTTTGTAGAAGAGTTATAATGAGATGCTACAGAATAGATAAAGTAGAATGCAACTTAGAATTCATGGTGTTTTGCTACAGTTACTGTCATAGAGTATCACCTGAACACTTTATATATGTCTGGAACTACTgtgcaatattttcttcttctgtgctATTAATAACagatttgtttgggttttacCTCTGCTCCTTCCTATTACCTCATGATCTGACTCATCTCTTCTGCTGTTGATGTCTGAGGTAGATGAGACTGGAAGTCAGTGTAAGGGTTCTGGAGCAGCACAgccacacagaaacacagacatCTGGATTCTGTGATCCTGGGAGTATCTCCCAGGAAGGAGACAGGGGCCTCTAAGCAGTATAGTACACTGTAGAAGGACTAGAACAGTTAACCATGAATTCTCAGTAATCTACtggttttattattactattcaCGCAGATCAAAAGTGCCATTTGTCCTGAGGTCTTCCCCCAAGGGCCTCCCTGTCCTTTCTTGATAGCTCAGAGTTGCTTTCTAAATTTCTTCATAccttttaaatcttctttaaaTTCTCCTCTTagctttcttcagtttctctctcttgcttctcttcctttttttcctacattttctgtcattctgtCATCTTCTGTTGTGTGGCCTGCCTTTCCTATCTTTAATggtttcttcacttttttttttttttttttttttattttatttctggtacTTAGAAAGCTGTCAGCAATAGCATTCCAGCCTGTTCTCTTCATGAAGCTGAAAGTCTGACAGCTTTTTATTGAGCTTTGGGATTCCTGGgtatttcttctgaagtttgGTATTAACTAATGGGTATTCCTTGATTTAGATGTGACTGCTATCATATTTGTGGTGGCAAGCAGTAGCTACAACATGGTTATACGAGAGGACAATCAGACCAATCGGCTTCAAGAAGCACTAAACCTCTTCAAGAGTATCTGGAACAACAGGTCTGTGAATTGAAGTTTCATTGTTCATATCACGTAAATTTGTAATCCTGTCTTACGCTATAGTCAAGACTTGCATACTGGGCCTGGCTAAGAtagagtttgttttcttcatagcagctcaCATGGTGCCgtgttacagatttttttactgaaacaaTACTGATAACACACTAACGCAGCTGTTGCTGAACAATGTTTGTAGATCATCGAGGCCgcctctgtttctcactctgcccacccccccagtgAATAGACTGGCGGTACGCAAtaggttgggaggggacacaagtGAGCAGATGACCCAAACTAACCAAAGAGGTATTCCGTACCATAttaatgtcatgctcagcaataaaagggaaaagagggggGCTTAGGAGGGTTAGCCATCTTGCTGGGTATTGGTCTACCCACAggaggtggtgagtgattgcctttttgcatcacttgttttcttctctcttccacttatccttcacttattaaacaattattgtttatatttttttatcttgacccacaaattttcttatttttattcttcctttcctcttcctccatcccactgagggggaaagtgagcgagtggctgtgtggtgctttgctgcccACCAGGGTTAATCCACAACAGCGGCGTAGCTGGTGTTATTTGCTTCTCACAGCGCAGTCCAAGCTAGTCTTTGATCGCAGCTGTCTACCTGTTACGTTAATGTCCAATACACTCACCTAATTGAAGAAAACTCTGGAGAGTTATAGATTGGTAGTTGCCATATTGAGGCTGAAGTAATTAAAGCAGTGATAGAGTGGCACACTGAAAGTGGATATGCTCACCTGTTTGTTGTATTTGGATTAGCAGTAGAAAGTGGCCAACTTTCATTGCCCGCGTTAGGAGCACACAAACCAAACTCAGGGTGTATACACCCAGAATTACACCATAGGATTAAGGTATAAAAGGAacctttcaaaattattatagCGTGTCATATGAGTGTTGTCTCCAGAACTGGATTAAGTTTCTTTTTGCTGTATGATCCTAGCTGTGCCTTCTCAGAGTGTTTGGTTTCAATTTTCTACAGGTGGCTACGGACCATTTCAGTAATTCTTTTCCTGAATAAACAAGATTTGCTAGCAGAGAAAGTTTTGGCAGGGAAATCTAAAATTGAAGACTACTTTCCAGAATTTGCTCGCTACACTACACCAGATGATGGTaagatttttaagttttattagCAATTTATCGTTTCCTTCTTAATCACATTTGTAATGTTTTTGGTAATTTCAACTAAGACTTGAAAACTGTTAAGTAGATGTAATCTTCATTGTCTTTCAGCCAAACTGTAATGTTAAATTGTAGGTATTAATAATGGAAGAATCCTGTCTTATATGCATTTAGTATATAATAATTTCATCATGCCAAAATCCTGTTACTTTGCTGGACACAGTACAGCCTGTCACAGATGTGTCCTCTGGACTCCCCCTAGTCATATCTGTGGTCATTTCTCTAACCTGCCAAATGGCTGGTACTATGGCCACTGTAATATTCCTTTGTTCTCCTGAAATCTTGCTCGTTTAGATAATATATTATGGTTTGTCTTATAGTCAGTTTTGCAAAGTATGTTTCTGTCATATGtaagcagaaaacagaacaagttATGATTTTTAAGTGCTATCACCAAAAAACAACTATTTTAATGAGATATACttatgttattattatttagcaACACCAGAGCCTGGTGAGGATCCCAGAGTTACAAGGGCCAAGTATTTTATTAGAGACGAGTTTCTTGtaagtatttcctttctttcagtatttctcaTGTGATTCTTCTCAAATATAAGCTCTTACGTACCTTCTACTATTGCAAAATGCTGTCACTTTTTGTGTTGTTCATATTTAACGTCCACACTGCCTAAAACACGGTTACGTTTAAGAGCCTTACTGCTGTTTGTTAGCTGCTTTTCAGATATTTGTTTGTTGATGCAGTAcataaattaaatagcaaaaGAATGGTGAGAATTAGGAAAACTCAAATAGAGTGATGAGTGAAGTCCTGCTGTTCTTAATGGGGACAGATTTTTATTCCATGCATTATTTCTAAAGATAAAGACAAAGTAAAAGATGCATCAtccataaaatattaatgttctTTTCATATTATCTTTCTCATTACTGGTCAGCTGAAGctataatagattttttttaaatattattacaATTACTTGTAATGGTGAGCATGGCAATCAAACTGTGGactctttttaaaatggagcaaaataaaattttgaggGAGGCTTTCTGTAAGTGTGAAGCAGGGATAAAAGCCTTGTACAAGGAGGCAAAATCCCGCTTTCTTCATGGACAAATTGACTAGGAGTTGTGTGGCTAATTCACCAAAGCTGCATATAAATAATAGCACTTTTCTGAGTTCTCCTTCAACTCTGGAATTCCCCAGTATGCAGTGGCCTTCTCACCATATAATTCTGATCATTTTAAATGTCATGTTTCAGGTGACAGAGTGAAAAATTGTGGGCGTTTTGCCACTTCGTTACACCCTTTGAAAACACAATGCACACATACTTACCTAACCTTCATTCATCTGAGTTTTGAGAACATGGGGGGGGGATGTCCcagtcagttttattttaacccAGTATCTCTCTCTTGCTTTTAACAGAGAATCAGCACAGCAAGTGGAGATGGAAGGCACTATTGCTATCCTCACTTCACATGTGCAGTGGATACAGAGAACATCCGGAGGGTTTTCAATGACTGTCGGGACATTATTCAGCGCATGCACCTTCGCCAATATGAGTTGTTGTGATGGAGAgcacttttttctgtgttttggacTCCTtattccttattaaaaaaaagaaaaaaaaacacccttgCCCACATAGGGTGGAAGAGAACTGTTTGAATCTCCCATTGATTTGCACCCCTCaactttttctccttgctgGACAATAGCAGCACTTCTAAGCTTGCTTCTGTACCCCTCGGACAGTTTGGGATGGCCCCTAACACTTAAAAGGCCATTTCCATGAGGATTCCCTAACACTGttattaacaaaaaagaaaaaaaaaaaaaaagaaataaaaactaattaaTTAAAAGCCCTGAATGTGGAGCACCTGAAAGAATTGGggataaaaaattaaaacataaaacaaaaattgggGAGAGAAAACTAGGTAATTTAGCACTGTTGTGGGCATAATCGTATAACCCGTGATCTCCACTTTGTATCATTCACTGCATCAGACTAAAGAAGGTGCCAAGTCACAGACCAAGTTTGAAGACAGACACTTGAGTTTGGTTCTCTGACTGTAATGTGGCTTTGAACGGAAATACTGACAATTCTACAACAGACCTAGACAGTGCAAAAACCAACTGCTACCTTTCAGAAGggtatttttaaaaccagtCTTGGTGGTCTAAAGACAACCATGGACATTTATGAATTGAACTGCGTATGGCCTGTGATTGCAGAAAGAGTTAACCacacactgttttcagtttgtcCACTGATGATCCCGTCTGCTATAAAAATCATTATCTGGACTGTAGTCCTCACagtctttcccttctttttcttcttccctcccctcattttttattttactgctggATTATTATTCTTGTACAGActgtaaaatgtattattttgtacaactttattgaaaaaaaataacttgtagAAGATCTTTGTGCCTTGATTATGGCTGTACCTGTACAATGAGCTAAGATGTAAGTATGTTTGATTGCGCTGTACAGCTTTGTCAACCCTATCTGCAGCATTAGCTCAAGGTAGGGAAAATTTATCTGTAGTTTAGTTTTTCTGGTttataaaagaaggaaaaatactgtttagtaaaaaaaaaaaaaaaagaaaaaagaaaaaaaaagaaaaaagtacaaattGTGCAAACTTAACCACTTTAAAAGTGAGGTCTTCAACAAGTGACCAGATGTTGCAGCatcatgctttttaatttttagctttAATTCATTTAAATCTCTATCCAAATGCAAAACATGGCTTGTTTCTACATAAACCAAATTTTGCTACAAATTATAAATGTTAGTCTTTGGTCATTCATAGTCCTTTTTGctaaagacaaaaccagaacaataaCAGACACATAGGGCATCATGCAGGTCTGGTGACCATCTCTAGACTGGGCCAAATACCCCACCAACCTCCACTTACGCTGCGTGGGCATACTACTACCAGAATGACAAGGTGTGCACTGCCCTTGGATTTGGCCACTGAATTCCAGtttcaaatgacatttttatttctcttttaataaaGAGATACTTTAGaacctttttgttttatattaacTATATAAGTAGCTTAAAGTGAAGATGTGTGGATTTTTCTTAAACTTGAATAATTTATGCAAATTATATGCTTAGAACAACATGTGgtacagtaaaaagaaaaagagcaaaaatcaCTGTAGCAATAAGAGAGCATGTAATTTTAGTAACTACTACACTGCTTTATATTTTATACCTAGGTGTTTTATGTCTCTGTGAGTGTGTTACTTTTTCATGTGTCTAAACCTACGTGTACAATTTGTACAGAGTCAGAAATTACAGCTGTAATAACACATCTAGAACAGTGTTAGCCTATATTACTCAAACACCCCTGCTCCCCCTTCATTTACACCCCTAAACTGATCTGGATCTTACTGCAGtgactttaaaaggaaaacaaaagaaacaaaacaaaaaacaaacaccaaaatacTTGCCTCTCTGCCTTTCACACTAGCTTCCCTCCACCCAAGAGACTGtgttaactttcttttttgggAAGAGGtccagtttaaattaaaattaggGTGTGATCAGTGATGTCTGTGCAGCTAGATTTGCTTCAGGTATCAGATGCCTTTTTAATACTAAGAACTGCAACTGTTCAGAATTGTGAGTTTTCATTGCTTGTGTGGCTAAACgtctaaatgaaaattaatcacCTAGTCCATTTTCATGTAAAGAGCAGGGACGTGATGGAGTTACTCTCCCATCTTTCTTAATTCAAAATTACTAGTGATCTTCCAGAAGACACTAAAACATCTAAAATTTTAGCTGCGGTTGCTACTCATCTTTTAAATAATGATCTTTCCTGTTCACAGGTTTAGAAAGTTGCCACCTGAACTTTGTAGAACTGTAGGAGAACATGACTGAAAATAACCCCCTACAACTTAAGAATGTATCCAGTGCCTGTAGGTTAAGGGCTGGTGTTTCCACTAGGTAAAAATGGGACACACGTAGTGGAAAGGAAATTCATTGTGAGCCTTAATTTTAGTTACAGGAGCCAAAATCTTTAATTTAGTGCCAACCCTTATCTTTTTAAGCCTAGGAGGAGTTGGTGTAAACACCAAATTTATAAATGGGGAAAACCTTTAGTGGTGTGAGGAATGTAATCTCTGATCTGAGAGAAACAAAGCACCtccattaacaaaaaaaaaaataaaataaacttcttcCTCTGATAATGAGAAGGATACATAATAACAATGAGCTATATAAGACAGCAACAGTTTAAGAAACCTAAAGCTTTATGTGAACAGAAATGTTTAggggatgcttttttttttttcttaagtaagGAAAAAGGCAATTGTTTTGAATATGGTTGAGTTGCACAAGTatggagtgtgtgtgtgtcttaaTGTCTCAGTATTGCCTTTGTTAGTCTCTTTATTAGTCCATGCAGTTTGGTGGCCTGGTAAATGCAAGtcttatttttaacagctttttttttttttttttttaaatacaaaaacataAAGCTTTAATGCTTGCTATTTAATAAgtaactgtgttttcttctgtctctaaTTTAGTGGCCATAACTTGCAGTTAATTGAACCATTCCAACCTAATGCTTACCCATATTTcctagttttgttttatttatttatttgaacttCTTGTTTTCATGATTGAGGACTTTCACTTTTGTCTCATTCGTCTGTTTGGAAACTTCTGACCTTACAGCCAAAACTTAACTCATTCTACTCAGTATTCATCGTGATGCTGAAGTGTAAGATACCTGCAAATGTAAACACTACcacttttattaataaaagcaaatacagtGTTTTAGGGCACATTTGCATCACTATAGTTGAGGTTGTGTCAGTATTTCCATTATAAACCCATAGAGGGTCTATATCTTGGCACTAAATTGCCCAAAGCTAAATCTTTGCCATACAAAGCTTCTGCTCAAGCATGAtttggtgggttggtttttaAACAGTTTCCAACACAaactcttgtttctgttttaagtTTTACAACTGTTTTGTTGGATGGGggttggtttaaaaaaaaaaacaacaaaaaaacccaacaaacacaacaaacaaaccTTGTTCAAGATTGTTTTTGGCACTTCTGTAACTCAGAaatggttttgattttaaaacataaccTTTGGCAAGCCAGTAACCTACAATATGGTCTGATCACTTTGggtattttgtaaaaataataataaattgtaGAGATGTTGTGGTTTCAAAATCAGCTACTGTGCATTTGCAGTAACTTATTTCAATCCAAGAACTTTTAGTAATTTGTACATAAGTAGACATATTCAGCAGCCAGTGTGATGCAGCAGAACAGTGGTAACtcctgaagggttttttttaataatgtggAGAAGTAAATCCACTACAGACTAAAAAAAGattcagctgcttctgaaagcaTCAAAAACTGCTCTCTTAGAGGCTGAAACTGGAGCTCTGTAAGTTGTTATGAGCAGACTTTGGTGCAAAAGCATATGAAGGCATGCTGGATCAGTTGTCATAGACAGCAGCCCTGAGGGCTTATCTTCATTTGTCTAAAAACTATTTTGAATCGTGGCATCGAGGATAGAATTTAACTTAAGAGTATGTCATTAACTCCAGAGGAACTGAAACTAATTCTGTTCCAGTGTGTTGCACATAATAGGTAACTGCAGGGTAATTTTCTTTTACCGGTAAATCTATGCACAGAAATATTAATGTTCATCACTTTAAAATCGGAGCACCTTGTAATTAGTTGTGGCGCAATATTCCTGTGAATGATGTAGGATGTTTTGTATTATATCCTATTTTCCAATGTAAAAAATTATgtaccaggaaaaacaaaagatatAAACATGATTACACAGGAAATTGACCACAGATGTGGAGATAGACCCCATGACAGCTGAGTACCAGTGCAGTGCCTTAGTGATACTACTGTTGGTGATTGGTGCTATACAAATGTCTAAGACTGATGAAGTTCTTATAACTTATAGAATTATGTAACTTATTCTGGAAGAGAGTAAGTTCTCTTCTTTCCCCAACTGTATCCAATACGCTATGTGTATTTCTAACAATGCTGGCACTCATAAGAACTCTTCCATGGAAGTAGATGATAAAATTTCTACTAACTGTAAAAAGCAGATCAGGGCCATAGATTACTGTCAGTGGAAATCTCACACAGGAACAGGTCCTCATCCCTAAAATACATGTTAAGTTTGtataacagtaaaaatatttacaaacaaagttctgtttgcagtccaaaaccaaaactgtacccttcttcctcagcttggtatttctgaaaattcatcCATTGGGAAAAAGTCTTTCTGTTCTATGACAAACTTTGAAGTgtctttgtaaataaaataagctACAAAGGGGATTTCTGAACCTCTGTTGATGAAAGCTGTTGCACTGAAAAATATCTCTGGTGACTGACAAGACAGAAATTCCAAGGGTGAACCTATTTTAATTCTGGTCATAAGCAGTTAGCTTAAATACTGTGAGTGGATGTGTTTCAGTTACTAGGTAGGTAAACTGCTTTAGAGTATTTTACTGTATTGCAGAGATTGCTAAAATTTCAACCATGAGTACTGGCTTCATAATTAATTGTTTTCAACCCTGATTCTCATCTTATTAAAAGTTAAAACTGCCTTTTACCCTGTCTACTTTTAATATACTGAGCTGAGCAAAATGGGTGCAGTTTAAAGCACAAGTCTGCTTGGAAAAGCAACttgggaggagctggggaggcaaACTAATCTCTCACTGcattaaacataaaaataataagctaggggtttttttctaacttcCAGGTCCTAAACTTAGCCTGgttctgtggaaaaaataggGACCTCTTCTCTAGGTTAACAACAGCAAGTGCTCACTGATACCTCTGCAACAAGGGGTAACTGACCAAATATGTaataaatagttttgtttttaagaaaaaacaaaaaaacccaccaaaccagAATTTACAGGTTTTCctaaatttttttcacttaggAAGTCTGCCtcaaaaaatctgtattttaatgacAGGACAAAGTAAAGCCTTTAAACATTGTCCCAAATACAGAGAGAATGATACATTTTTGAGGGAGATGgtattagggtttttttatgtaaCATAACATGCTTTCTAAGGCTGGGGTACTAGTAGACAAATGTAagcaaattcaaaattaaaatgtgaatgtATCTCTTCACTTTAATTTACCCAGTCGTTTTATTAAATGAGTTggctaatactttttttttttttttttttaaatatactacTACTCAAGTttggcaaaagcagcagcttaggACAGAGGTAGTAATGTTGGGAATTTTGTCAGTTCTGTTGTTCTGTTATGCAAACTAATATTTTTAGGCTGTGAATTTTACGTGAATTATTAATAGTGAAGTATAGTGTTTCTATTCATAGTTTTCCGGTATTGGATATGACTTTGGAATTGTATCATTCTTGCAACTAGAATACTAGAGTGCCAGCAGAGAAAGGACCTGCTGTATAAGGGTTATTAATTAGCGTATCAGGCTTGTGGACTGTAAGGCTACTTGGAAAGGGGGCCCATTCTAGTTCTTTTTCACTACGTTATCAGTTTTCTCTTGGCAGGATTAGAAGAGCTTCCATAGAAAAGACAAATGAAGGGGTTGGGTGATAGGACCAAATACATGTCTGTGTAAGACCTCAAAGTATTAATGAAAGGTATTTCAAACTTGTATTAAGCTGGAGCCATAGGAGACAGCATGTCTTTCCtgaagtgtgtgtgtgatgaTTCATATCTATCTCGGTATTTTTAATATCCATTCTCTTTTTGCTTGAAGGCACAACATCCAAAATGAAGAAGGAGATTTCATGAAGCTTTTGGTGCTAACCTTGAGTTCTGTTTCCCACAGGGCAAAACTCTGCTGGGCTACAAAGGTTCATCTATGTA harbors:
- the GNAS gene encoding guanine nucleotide-binding protein G(s) subunit alpha isoform X3, with the protein product MPSFFKCAGESGKSTIVKQMRILHVNGFNAEEKKMKIQDIKNNIKEAIETIVTAMGNLAPPVELANPENQFRIDYILNLANQIDFDFPPEFYEHTKTLWQDEGVKACYERSNEYQLIDCAQYFLDKIDIVKQNEYTPSDQDLLRCRVLTSGIFETKFQVDKVNFHMFDVGGQRDERRKWIQCFNDVTAIIFVVASSSYNMVIREDNQTNRLQEALNLFKSIWNNRWLRTISVILFLNKQDLLAEKVLAGKSKIEDYFPEFARYTTPDDATPEPGEDPRVTRAKYFIRDEFLRISTASGDGRHYCYPHFTCAVDTENIRRVFNDCRDIIQRMHLRQYELL